The proteins below come from a single Ananas comosus cultivar F153 unplaced genomic scaffold, ASM154086v1, whole genome shotgun sequence genomic window:
- the LOC109704015 gene encoding presequence protease 2, chloroplastic/mitochondrial-like, with translation MIYLSWLLSEETIDVETELKLRILDHLLLGTPASSLRKTLLESGLGDDIIGYGIEDQFRQPIFAVGMKGLSKDDVHRVEELIVKTFKNLADEGFTSDAVEAAMNTIEFLLRENNIGSFPRGLYLMLCSTNKWIYNLDPFEPLLYEEPLLNLKSLLSREGPKAVFSPLIEKFFLNNSHYVTVEMEPDSDKASCDEADQNELLKKVKASMTEEEVTKLAHATKELRLKQETPDSPEALRCVPKLSLEDIPRKPIHIPMTIEDVNGVNVVKHNLLTNNIVYLEVVFDMSPLKQEFLQLVPLFCQSLLEMGTKDMDFVQLNHLIGRKTGGICIYPFVSSKSGKKMDLCAHVIVRGKALSERVEDLFKLINCILREVEFKEKQRFKQFVAQSRAKMETKIKGSGSFIAARRINAKLNVAGWVDEQISGISYMEFLQDLEKKVDDDWGKISISLEEIRKSLLSRKGCTINMTSDEENLVAATKYLSKFVDSLPTAFPGNNSWETILSPGNEAIVIPTQVNYVGKAANIYESGYQLHGSIYVISNCVNMTWLWERLRTSGGAYGGGCSFDAYSGVFSFSSYRDPNLLKTLDIYDGTAGFLQELELDDDSLTKAIIGTIRDLEGYQLPDAKGYSSLLRYLRGITEEYREKRHGEVLSTTVKDFKEFGDALEAVKDKWVVVAVASPSDVASANEQRPGFFDVKKVREVS, from the exons ATGATATACCTATCATGGCTTTTATCTGAAGAGACGATAGACGTAGAAACTGAGCTTAAACTTCGCATTTTGGATCATCTTTTACTTGGGACACCAGCTTCTTCCCTGAGAAAGACCTTATTAGAAAGTGGCTTAGGAGATGATATTATTGGTTATGGAATTGAAGATCAGTTTCGTCAACCCATATTTGCTGTTGGAATGAAAGGTCTCTCCAAAGATGATGTTCATAGAGTTGAAGAATTAATTGTGAAGACTTTTAAGAATCTAGCGGATGAAGGTTTCACGTCAGATGCTGTGGAGGCTGCCATGAACACAATTGAGTTCCTCCTAAGGGAGAATAATATTGGCTCATTTCCTCGAGGCCTATACTTGATGCTTTGCTCCACT AACAAATGGATATACAACTTGGACCCGTTTGAACCTCTACTATATGAGGAGCcattgttaaatttaaaatccctTCTTTCCAGAGAAGGACCGAAAGCTGTATTCTCTCCACTCATAGAGAAATTCTTCTTAAACAACTCTCACTATGTCACAGTTGAAATGGAG CCTGATTCAGATAAAGCTTCTTGTGATGAAGCAGATCAAAATGAACTtcttaaaaaagtaaaagctAGTATGACTGAGGAAGAAGTCACTAAGCTGGCACATGCTACGAAGGAGCTTCGTTTAAAACAAGAAACCCCAGATTCACCTGAAGCTTTACGATGCGTCCCCAAACTTTCGTTAGAAGATATTCCGAGAAAACCTATACACATACCTATGACA ATTGAAGATGTTAATGGAGTAAACGTTGTGAAGCACAACCTTTTAACAAATAACATTGTCTACTTGGAAGTTGTATTTGATATGAGTCCCTTGAAGCAAGAATTTCTTCAGCTAGTACCACTGTTCTG TCAATCTTTGCTGGAAATGGGCACAAAAGATATGGATTTTGTACAGCTTAACCATCTGATTGGAAGAAAGACTGGAGGAATCTGTATTTACCCTTTCGTATCTTCTAAAAGTGGAAAAAAGATGGATTTATGTGCCCATGTCATTGTTCGTGGAAAAGCCCTGTCGGAACGGGTAGAGGACCTATTCAAACTG ATAAACTGCATTCTTCGAGAAGTTGAATTCAAGGAAAAGCAACGCTTTAAACAGTTTGTTGCTCAAAGCAGAGCAAAAATGGAG ACAAAAATAAAAGGCTCTGGTTCTTTCATTGCAGCTAGAAGAATAAATGCTAAGCTAAATGTTGCTGGATGGGTTGATGAACAAATTAGTGGCATTAG CTATATGGAGTTCTTACAAGATCTTGAGAAGAAAGTTGATGATGATTGGGGTAAAATTTCTATTTCGCTCGAGGAAATACGTAAGTCCCTTCTCTCAAGGAAAGGTTGCACGATTAATATGACGTCGGACGAGGAAAATCTTGTGGCCGCTACAAAATATCTTTCCAAATTTGTTGATTCCCTTCCAACTGCATTTCCTGGGAACAATTCCTGGGAAACCATACTTTCTCCCGGAAATGAAGCAATTGTCATTCCCACACAG GTTAACTATGTTGGGAAAGCTGCTAACATATATGAGAGTGGATATCAGCTCCATGGAAGTATTTATGTAATTTCTAATTGTGTCAACATGACATGGCTATGGGAACGCCTTAGAACTAGCGGTGGTGCATATGGAGGAGGATGTAGTTTTGATGCTTATTCCG GAGttttctcattctcttcttATCGCGATCCCAACTTGTTGAAAACCCTAGACATATATGATGGGACAGCCGGCTTTCTCCAGGAGCTAGAACTAGATGATGATAGTCTCACAAAAGCAATAATAGGTACTATAAGAGACTTAGAAGGTTATCAACTTCCAGATGCAAAAGGTTACAGCAG TCTACTTCGATACCTAAGAGGCATCACGGAAGAATATCGAGAGAAAAGACATGGAGAAGTCCTATCAACCAC TGTGAAAGATTTTAAGGAGTTTGGTGATGCACTTGAGGCAGTAAAGGATAAGTGGGTCGTGGTTGCCGTTGCATCGCCTAGTGATGTTGCTTCAGCAAACGAGCAGCGGCCTGGATTTTTTGATGTTAAGAAAGTCCGCGAAGTTTCGTGA